In a single window of the Dinghuibacter silviterrae genome:
- a CDS encoding DUF3467 domain-containing protein — protein sequence MAQQEQAQNQQLNIEISEEVAEGTYANLAIITHSHTEFVVDFVNVMPGTPKSKVKSRIILTPHHAKRLMNALADNINRYESTHGQIQDLDTIELPFNFGGPTAQA from the coding sequence ATGGCACAACAGGAGCAAGCACAGAATCAGCAGCTTAATATCGAAATATCCGAAGAGGTGGCCGAGGGGACGTATGCGAACCTGGCGATCATCACGCATTCTCATACGGAGTTTGTGGTGGATTTTGTCAATGTTATGCCGGGTACGCCAAAAAGCAAGGTGAAGTCCAGGATCATCCTGACCCCTCATCATGCAAAGCGGCTGATGAACGCGCTGGCGGACAACATCAACCGGTATGAGTCGACGCACGGCCAGATCCAGGACCTCGATACCATAGAATTGCCTTTCAACTTTGGCGGCCCCACGGCCCAGGCTTGA